One Microbacter margulisiae genomic window carries:
- a CDS encoding DUF5103 domain-containing protein has protein sequence MKRFLFSLSALLSWYVMAQAPFYTHPVSGQIKTLQVSVEGAPMSLPVIVLNSQKDILIQFDEMSHDSKNYYYSIRHCDANWQLSDVSDMEAINGFQTGTITESALSVNTTFLYTHYWLRFPNDNTSMKLSGNYVVTIYEDNDPDKVVAYACFSVVDPHVAINGSVRGNTDTEMNGRYQQLDFTVDNSNFPIRDVFSEMHVLVRQNDRRDNEVYNPQPTYSTQTLQTFSNNKALIFEGGNSYRQFDISSVYLAAIGVKGIQYIAPAYHATLNDDPIRAGRSFEKEPDVHGNYLINIQNHSDSDIEADYMYVHFTLPDDHPLFEGSLYLSGNFVYNQFNDSDRLDYNGQQQAYDKTLLLKQGGYNYLYLYVPKGDSVGSTLPIEGSYWQTDNQYAIYVYYRPMGSRYDQLIGFKTIASTN, from the coding sequence ATGAAACGATTCCTGTTTTCGCTTTCTGCTTTATTGTCATGGTATGTCATGGCGCAAGCTCCGTTTTACACCCATCCTGTCTCCGGTCAGATTAAAACATTGCAGGTAAGTGTGGAAGGAGCCCCAATGTCTCTTCCCGTCATTGTATTGAACAGTCAGAAAGATATTCTGATCCAATTTGATGAAATGTCGCACGACAGCAAAAACTATTACTATTCGATCAGGCATTGCGATGCCAACTGGCAATTATCGGATGTATCAGATATGGAAGCTATCAACGGCTTCCAGACCGGAACCATCACCGAGTCGGCATTATCGGTGAATACCACTTTTCTGTACACACATTACTGGCTGCGTTTCCCAAACGACAATACCAGCATGAAACTTTCGGGTAATTATGTCGTGACCATTTATGAAGATAATGATCCCGACAAAGTAGTAGCTTACGCCTGTTTCTCCGTAGTCGATCCACATGTGGCAATCAATGGTTCGGTTCGAGGCAATACCGACACAGAAATGAACGGGAGGTACCAGCAACTTGATTTTACGGTTGACAACAGCAACTTTCCCATCCGGGATGTATTTTCAGAGATGCATGTGTTGGTGCGGCAAAACGATCGTCGCGACAATGAGGTGTACAACCCACAACCTACCTACTCTACCCAGACGCTACAAACTTTCTCCAACAACAAGGCGCTGATCTTTGAAGGAGGAAACTCATACCGCCAGTTTGACATTTCGTCCGTTTATCTGGCTGCTATAGGAGTGAAAGGCATCCAATACATTGCTCCTGCCTATCATGCTACATTAAACGATGATCCCATCCGTGCCGGACGCTCGTTTGAAAAAGAACCGGACGTGCATGGCAATTACCTGATCAACATCCAGAATCATTCCGATAGTGATATAGAAGCCGATTACATGTATGTTCACTTTACCTTGCCCGACGATCATCCGCTTTTTGAAGGGTCGTTGTACTTAAGTGGAAACTTCGTCTATAACCAGTTCAACGACAGTGATCGACTCGATTACAACGGCCAGCAACAAGCTTATGACAAGACACTGTTACTCAAACAAGGCGGATACAACTATCTCTATTTGTATGTTCCCAAAGGAGATTCGGTTGGGTCGACTTTGCCAATCGAAGGAAGCTACTGGCAAACGGACAATCAATATGCCATTTACGTTTATTATCGTCCGATGGGAAGCCGGTATGATCAGCTAATCGGATTTAAAACCATTGCATCAACGAATTAA
- the tatC gene encoding twin-arginine translocase subunit TatC gives MKSKEEDEMTFWDHLEALRWMLMRCAVVLVALMIAVFLAKEWVFTAIFAPKSSSFFVYHWIDKLGALFYIHSLRIVPFNLNLVNFQLTGQFMTHLSVAFWLGLILSFPYFFYELWRFISPALYASERRPVVWTFMAGAILFFIGVSISYIIIFPVAVHFFYMYQISPDIKNLISLSSYISLFTTTLISIGAVFELPILVYLLSRLGILKRSFMRKYRRHAIVVIFIIAGIITPADPFTMLAVCLPLVLLYEASIYVCKK, from the coding sequence ATGAAATCGAAAGAAGAAGATGAGATGACGTTTTGGGATCACCTGGAAGCCTTGCGGTGGATGCTAATGCGTTGTGCGGTTGTTCTGGTCGCCTTGATGATAGCTGTTTTTCTGGCTAAAGAGTGGGTTTTTACAGCCATCTTTGCCCCGAAGAGTTCCAGCTTTTTTGTCTATCATTGGATTGATAAGTTGGGGGCACTGTTCTATATTCATTCCCTCCGTATTGTCCCTTTCAATCTTAATCTGGTAAATTTTCAGCTCACCGGTCAGTTTATGACCCATCTTTCAGTTGCTTTCTGGCTGGGTTTAATTCTTTCTTTTCCTTATTTCTTCTATGAGCTTTGGCGGTTCATCAGTCCAGCGCTTTATGCCAGCGAACGACGTCCGGTTGTCTGGACATTTATGGCCGGAGCTATCCTGTTTTTCATCGGAGTCTCCATCTCGTACATAATTATTTTCCCGGTAGCAGTCCACTTTTTCTACATGTATCAGATCAGCCCCGATATTAAAAACCTGATCTCTTTAAGTTCATACATCAGCCTGTTTACCACTACGCTCATTTCTATCGGGGCCGTTTTTGAGCTTCCCATTCTGGTGTACCTGCTCTCGCGACTAGGTATCCTGAAGCGTAGTTTTATGCGCAAATACAGACGACATGCTATTGTTGTCATCTTTATCATTGCCGGTATAATTACTCCGGCAGATCCGTTTACTATGCTTGCTGTTTGCCTTCCTTTGGTACTTCTCTACGAAGCCAGCATTTATGTATGTAAAAAATAA
- a CDS encoding aminoacyl-histidine dipeptidase, with protein sequence MSILDQLQPALVWHYFNEIRQVPRPSKKESKIIAYLQETGKKLHLETITDAAGNVIIRKPAIPGKENRPTVILQSHMDMVCEKNNDVTHDFLNDPIEIYIEDNWVKAKGTTLGADNGIGIAASLAVLASDDVQHGPIECLFTVDEETGLTGAAALQPNILTGNILLNLDSEDDGEIFIGCAGGIDTVATLPFEYQNVPDNYFWALVEVKGLTGGHSGDDIDKGFANANKVLNRFLWQQAHKTSLRIASIDGGNLRNAIAREAHAVIGVPNGEKESLRVDFNVFAAMIEKELEHKEPNIRLELSSETAPEKAIDKKTTDLLLNALYACPHGVIRMSDTMPGLVETSTNLASVKMSGNTIIITTSQRSSIDSAKHDVAAMVNSVFTLAGASVQHGEGYPGWQPNPESPVVKLTASLYEKLFQQKPHVRAIHAGLECGLFLEKYPQWDMVSFGPTIRGAHSPSERLDIVATQRFWKLLITLLAEI encoded by the coding sequence ATGTCAATTTTAGATCAATTACAACCTGCTTTGGTGTGGCATTATTTCAACGAGATTCGTCAGGTGCCGCGCCCTTCGAAAAAAGAGTCGAAAATTATTGCTTATTTGCAAGAAACCGGAAAGAAATTACATTTAGAAACCATAACTGATGCTGCGGGTAATGTCATTATCCGTAAACCGGCTATTCCTGGCAAGGAAAATCGTCCTACTGTTATTCTTCAGTCTCACATGGATATGGTTTGTGAAAAGAATAATGACGTCACGCATGATTTTCTGAACGATCCGATTGAGATTTATATTGAAGACAACTGGGTGAAGGCTAAAGGTACTACTTTGGGTGCTGATAATGGTATTGGCATAGCCGCTTCACTGGCAGTGCTGGCATCTGATGATGTACAACATGGCCCTATCGAATGTCTATTTACAGTCGATGAAGAAACGGGTCTGACAGGCGCTGCTGCTTTGCAACCCAATATTTTAACGGGCAATATTTTGTTAAATCTTGACTCGGAAGATGATGGGGAAATCTTCATTGGTTGCGCTGGAGGTATCGATACAGTAGCTACTTTGCCTTTTGAATACCAAAACGTTCCGGATAACTATTTCTGGGCACTTGTTGAAGTGAAGGGATTGACGGGGGGACATTCCGGAGATGATATTGACAAGGGATTTGCCAACGCCAATAAAGTTTTGAATCGCTTCTTGTGGCAACAGGCACATAAGACTTCATTACGTATTGCTTCTATTGATGGTGGCAACCTGCGTAATGCAATTGCTCGGGAGGCACATGCTGTCATCGGAGTTCCTAATGGAGAAAAAGAATCATTGCGGGTTGATTTTAACGTTTTTGCTGCAATGATTGAAAAGGAACTGGAGCATAAGGAACCTAATATACGCTTGGAATTAAGTTCTGAAACAGCACCGGAAAAAGCTATAGATAAGAAAACGACCGATCTTTTGCTGAATGCATTATATGCTTGTCCACATGGCGTTATCCGTATGAGCGATACGATGCCCGGTTTGGTGGAGACATCAACCAATCTGGCTTCTGTGAAGATGTCGGGCAACACGATTATCATCACCACCAGCCAACGTAGCTCCATTGATTCTGCCAAGCATGATGTGGCGGCTATGGTTAACAGCGTATTTACATTGGCAGGTGCTTCAGTGCAACATGGAGAAGGTTATCCCGGATGGCAGCCTAATCCGGAATCGCCTGTTGTGAAGCTAACCGCTTCTCTGTATGAAAAGCTTTTCCAGCAGAAACCTCACGTACGTGCTATTCATGCCGGATTGGAATGTGGTCTCTTTCTGGAAAAATATCCTCAATGGGATATGGTTTCTTTTGGCCCAACCATTCGTGGCGCCCATTCTCCGTCCGAACGTTTGGACATTGTGGCTACTCAACGTTTTTGGAAATTATTGATTACGTTGCTTGCTGAGATTTAA
- a CDS encoding DNA alkylation repair protein, protein MTPDNLAVAIRTFCMQHANEANVKKYSRFFKGEYNAYGLSQPEMQAEVKTLRQTDGITLETVLAAAPALIAAEKYEEASFALLLTDAFGKQFSRKTFDTIASWYAIGITNWAHADTLGMIILPKFLLQHIVTVEEFRPWLQAKNPFQRRSVPVTLIKWIKKNPGEITSLFPFLDILMQDPVREVHQGIGWYLREAWKLNPEATEAFLLQWKETSPRLIFQYACEKMQPEAKARFKRSQPVKK, encoded by the coding sequence ATGACTCCCGACAATCTGGCCGTGGCAATACGGACGTTCTGCATGCAACATGCCAACGAAGCAAACGTAAAGAAGTACAGCCGTTTTTTTAAAGGCGAATACAATGCATACGGACTATCCCAGCCTGAGATGCAGGCTGAAGTAAAAACATTGCGGCAAACGGATGGAATCACGTTGGAAACAGTGCTGGCAGCAGCGCCGGCATTAATTGCAGCAGAAAAGTATGAAGAAGCCTCATTTGCACTGCTGCTGACGGATGCATTCGGAAAACAATTCAGTCGGAAGACCTTCGACACCATTGCTTCGTGGTATGCCATTGGCATCACAAACTGGGCGCATGCCGATACGCTCGGAATGATTATCCTTCCGAAATTCCTTCTGCAACACATCGTCACTGTGGAAGAGTTTCGTCCATGGTTGCAAGCGAAGAATCCTTTCCAGCGACGGTCGGTGCCGGTTACTCTCATCAAATGGATTAAGAAGAATCCCGGCGAAATCACTTCCCTGTTCCCGTTTCTGGACATCCTGATGCAGGATCCTGTAAGAGAGGTGCATCAGGGCATCGGATGGTATTTGCGCGAAGCATGGAAGCTGAACCCCGAAGCGACGGAAGCCTTTTTACTCCAATGGAAGGAAACCTCGCCCCGGCTGATCTTCCAGTATGCCTGCGAAAAAATGCAGCCGGAAGCAAAAGCACGATTCAAACGCAGCCAACCTGTAAAGAAATAA
- the fabD gene encoding ACP S-malonyltransferase encodes MKKAFVFPGQGAQFVGMGKDLYETNDQAKTLFEQANEILGFRITDLMFAGTDEDLRQTKVTQPAIFLHSVILAKTLGNEFTPDMVAGHSLGEFSALVASNALSFEDGLRLVSARAMAMQKACEAKPSTMAAVLGLADDVVESICSSVEGVVVPANFNCPGQLVISGEVEAVQKACDLLKEAGAKRALMLSVGGAFHSPLMEPARAELEKAIQATTFHQPICPVYQNVNAQPQTDPEIIKQNLVSQLTSPVRWTQTVQNMITDGAGWFRELGPGTVLQGLIKKINKEVETC; translated from the coding sequence ATGAAGAAAGCATTTGTATTTCCCGGTCAGGGCGCTCAATTTGTGGGCATGGGTAAAGACTTGTACGAAACAAACGATCAGGCAAAAACACTCTTTGAGCAAGCCAACGAAATACTTGGTTTTAGAATAACCGATTTAATGTTTGCAGGCACTGACGAAGATCTACGCCAGACCAAAGTAACACAACCGGCTATTTTTCTCCATTCGGTGATTTTAGCAAAAACACTTGGCAACGAATTTACCCCTGATATGGTAGCTGGTCACTCTTTAGGCGAGTTCTCGGCTTTAGTAGCTTCCAATGCGCTTTCATTCGAAGACGGCTTACGTTTAGTTTCCGCCCGTGCTATGGCAATGCAAAAAGCTTGCGAAGCCAAACCTTCCACCATGGCAGCCGTTTTAGGTCTGGCCGATGATGTTGTGGAATCTATTTGCAGTTCTGTAGAAGGCGTTGTCGTTCCTGCCAATTTTAATTGCCCCGGGCAATTGGTCATCTCCGGTGAAGTGGAAGCTGTACAAAAAGCATGTGACTTATTGAAAGAAGCCGGAGCAAAACGTGCATTGATGCTATCAGTCGGAGGAGCATTCCATTCACCATTGATGGAACCTGCCCGCGCAGAATTGGAAAAAGCGATTCAGGCAACAACTTTCCATCAACCAATCTGTCCGGTTTACCAAAATGTAAATGCACAACCTCAAACAGATCCGGAAATCATCAAGCAAAATCTTGTATCACAATTGACATCTCCTGTACGCTGGACACAAACCGTTCAAAACATGATTACTGACGGCGCCGGATGGTTCCGCGAATTAGGGCCTGGAACAGTATTACAAGGATTGATCAAAAAAATCAACAAAGAAGTTGAAACCTGCTAA
- a CDS encoding Spy/CpxP family protein refolding chaperone, whose translation MKRLSSLLFILSGCLFSYVPATAQVAAVELMVKLPGTGIQKDSSVFLAGSFNNWNPGDSSYMMHRIDKTHYRLVIPCFKGKKYAYKYTLGSWSKVEKGNDGKNISNRTFIARNRMKIKDVILQWNHPEPVAPKDTSNMLTKAQLAKMSALKDSVMKSLAPAIPQLLSLLKQINTNLLANQPDTTLERQYNQKVTVIVSHALDTLTDGIRQMTDLLTPEQKQKIKETMQDPNAPKDLVNLIMQSLNQK comes from the coding sequence CTTTCAGGATGTTTGTTTTCGTACGTTCCCGCCACAGCACAGGTTGCCGCCGTTGAATTGATGGTGAAACTTCCGGGCACCGGCATTCAAAAAGATTCTTCCGTTTTCCTCGCCGGATCATTTAACAACTGGAATCCCGGCGACAGCAGCTACATGATGCACCGCATCGACAAGACACACTACCGGCTGGTCATTCCTTGTTTTAAAGGGAAAAAATATGCCTATAAATATACGTTGGGGAGTTGGAGTAAAGTAGAAAAAGGCAATGATGGCAAAAATATTTCCAACCGTACTTTTATAGCCCGCAACCGGATGAAAATTAAAGATGTGATCTTGCAATGGAATCATCCGGAGCCGGTTGCACCGAAAGATACCAGCAACATGCTCACCAAAGCACAACTGGCAAAGATGTCGGCTTTGAAAGACTCCGTAATGAAAAGCCTCGCTCCGGCTATTCCCCAATTACTTTCGCTCCTGAAACAAATCAACACCAACCTGCTTGCCAATCAGCCTGACACTACCCTGGAACGGCAATACAACCAGAAGGTGACGGTCATCGTTTCGCATGCGCTTGATACATTAACAGACGGCATCCGGCAAATGACCGACCTGCTGACTCCGGAACAGAAACAAAAAATTAAAGAAACCATGCAAGATCCGAACGCTCCGAAAGATCTCGTGAATCTTATTATGCAATCACTGAATCAAAAATAA
- a CDS encoding class I SAM-dependent methyltransferase gives MELTETLKHFISSHQHDDVMELLLHAAKYPDVDIPFAVQQISGRRKASVKFPSLLENDNIIYPPQLSMEQASSETTAHYKANLVKDKTVIDLTGGLGIDSLYMSEAAKQLVYVEHNPELVAIARHNFDAMHAPIETYCDDGITFLQKSNRQFDVLYIDPSRRNEHQQRVIALDKYEPNVLEAMSLFYQHASRFIIKISPMMDISQAITTLPYVEKVHIIAIKNECKELLFECVNYPTETEITAVHFGMQEDGRFAFFQKEEKNATAHYTAIVKQYLYEPNVALMKAGAYRLLAFRFSLEKLHPASHLYTSDQLISNFPGRIFEVVTTFPLNKASLRKWLPSLQANVAVRNFPMTVADIRHKFQLKEGGDHYLFASTFADESKGMIFCKKL, from the coding sequence ATGGAGCTAACTGAAACACTGAAGCATTTTATATCATCGCATCAGCATGATGATGTTATGGAACTGCTGTTGCATGCAGCCAAATATCCTGATGTTGATATACCGTTTGCTGTACAACAAATCAGTGGGCGTCGCAAAGCATCTGTTAAGTTTCCGAGTCTGCTTGAAAACGACAACATTATCTATCCTCCCCAGCTGTCCATGGAGCAGGCTTCATCTGAAACAACAGCACATTATAAGGCAAACCTGGTGAAAGACAAGACAGTTATTGATTTAACGGGAGGATTGGGAATCGATAGTCTATATATGTCCGAAGCTGCTAAACAACTGGTTTATGTAGAGCACAATCCTGAATTAGTTGCCATTGCCAGACACAATTTTGACGCAATGCATGCTCCGATTGAAACTTATTGTGATGACGGGATAACATTTTTACAAAAAAGCAACCGGCAATTTGATGTACTTTATATTGACCCTTCACGGCGCAACGAACACCAGCAACGCGTTATTGCTTTGGACAAATATGAACCGAATGTTTTGGAGGCAATGTCCTTGTTTTATCAACACGCGTCTCGGTTTATTATCAAGATATCGCCCATGATGGACATATCGCAGGCCATAACTACTTTGCCATATGTAGAAAAAGTGCATATTATTGCAATAAAAAACGAATGCAAGGAGCTTTTATTCGAATGTGTAAATTATCCCACAGAAACTGAAATCACGGCAGTTCATTTCGGGATGCAGGAAGATGGCCGTTTTGCTTTTTTTCAAAAAGAAGAAAAAAACGCTACTGCTCATTATACTGCTATTGTAAAACAATACCTGTACGAACCCAATGTAGCCTTAATGAAAGCGGGCGCTTACCGATTGCTCGCCTTCCGATTTTCCCTTGAAAAACTTCATCCGGCATCGCATCTGTATACTTCAGATCAGTTGATTTCCAATTTTCCGGGACGTATCTTTGAAGTCGTAACCACCTTCCCGCTGAACAAAGCATCGCTACGAAAATGGCTTCCCTCTTTGCAGGCAAATGTAGCCGTACGCAATTTTCCCATGACCGTTGCAGATATCCGGCACAAATTCCAATTAAAAGAAGGAGGCGATCATTATCTGTTTGCTTCAACTTTTGCTGACGAAAGCAAAGGAATGATATTCTGTAAGAAATTATAA
- a CDS encoding carbohydrate-binding family 9-like protein, whose translation MKSIIIPYIPQLNDATAEIAANVLEENGREGNIEHVNWPDLFPYKPISFFWAGRSTTHLFIKYSVIGNVLRAINDRDQTPVWEDSCIEFFCQLPEHTEYMNFEFNCIGACYSGIYTEPRHGKLRPTNEMVQIDRYPSMEKKAFNEMEGIFEWELTVAIPFKLLGIRPDHLPKKIMGNFYKCADGTSMKHYVSWSPINTKSPDFHRPEFFGELLFE comes from the coding sequence ATGAAATCAATTATAATTCCTTACATTCCACAATTGAATGATGCTACAGCGGAGATAGCTGCCAACGTATTGGAAGAAAATGGGAGAGAAGGGAATATCGAACATGTTAACTGGCCAGACCTATTCCCATATAAACCTATTTCCTTTTTTTGGGCAGGAAGATCAACGACTCATCTTTTTATCAAATATTCCGTAATCGGTAATGTCTTGAGAGCAATCAACGATCGTGACCAAACTCCTGTTTGGGAAGATAGTTGCATAGAGTTTTTTTGTCAGCTACCGGAACATACCGAATATATGAATTTTGAGTTCAATTGCATTGGGGCATGTTATTCTGGCATTTACACTGAACCACGACACGGCAAATTGCGTCCAACAAATGAGATGGTACAAATAGACCGTTATCCTTCCATGGAGAAAAAAGCTTTTAATGAAATGGAAGGAATTTTCGAATGGGAACTTACGGTTGCCATTCCTTTCAAATTACTGGGCATACGGCCCGATCATTTGCCAAAGAAAATCATGGGCAATTTTTATAAATGTGCCGATGGAACAAGCATGAAGCATTATGTAAGCTGGAGTCCAATTAACACAAAATCCCCTGATTTTCATCGTCCTGAATTTTTCGGAGAACTACTGTTCGAGTAA
- a CDS encoding GSCFA domain-containing protein: protein MKFQTEILIPNAAETISYQDELLLMGSCFVENMGKKFQELNFQVTVNPFGVLYNPASIAGALERLMNPVPFEAADLFHYEEIWHSFAHHSRFSLVSEKETLHAMNDELALGAKRLKKARWLIITFGTAWIYRLADTGMIVANCHKLPEKQFLRSRMSGADIVEQFIPLIRRLKGMNPDLQILMTVSPIRHWKDGAHENQLSKAILLLAIEQLQQQFAFVHYFPAYELMLDELRDYRFYAEDMMHPNAIAIDFIWEKLLLHYIHPDTQRTIREVEQINKALQHRALHPDSEAYSKFRQQLDQKIKTLQKAYPFLRFDK, encoded by the coding sequence ATGAAATTTCAAACAGAAATATTGATTCCAAATGCTGCCGAAACAATCTCTTATCAGGATGAATTACTCTTGATGGGATCTTGTTTTGTGGAAAACATGGGCAAGAAATTTCAGGAGCTGAATTTTCAGGTTACTGTGAATCCTTTTGGCGTACTTTACAATCCGGCTTCAATAGCCGGAGCTTTGGAGCGATTGATGAATCCTGTTCCTTTTGAGGCTGCTGATCTGTTTCATTATGAAGAGATATGGCATAGTTTTGCGCATCACAGTCGTTTCTCCCTAGTTTCAGAGAAAGAAACCTTACATGCCATGAATGACGAGCTGGCCTTAGGCGCTAAACGCCTAAAGAAAGCACGCTGGTTGATTATAACTTTTGGAACGGCATGGATTTATCGCTTGGCAGACACAGGAATGATTGTAGCTAATTGTCATAAACTTCCGGAAAAGCAGTTTCTCCGGTCGCGAATGAGCGGGGCAGATATTGTAGAGCAGTTTATCCCATTGATTCGTAGACTAAAAGGCATGAATCCGGATCTTCAGATCCTGATGACGGTCAGCCCAATCAGGCACTGGAAGGATGGCGCTCACGAAAATCAGTTGAGTAAGGCTATCTTATTGCTGGCCATTGAACAGCTGCAGCAACAGTTTGCTTTTGTGCATTACTTTCCGGCTTATGAACTGATGTTGGATGAATTGAGAGATTATCGTTTTTATGCCGAGGATATGATGCATCCCAATGCTATAGCTATTGATTTTATTTGGGAGAAGCTCCTACTGCATTATATTCATCCTGATACACAACGTACAATCAGGGAAGTCGAACAAATCAATAAAGCCTTACAACATCGTGCTTTGCATCCTGATTCGGAAGCATACAGCAAGTTTCGTCAACAATTGGATCAAAAGATAAAAACTTTGCAGAAAGCATATCCTTTTCTTCGTTTTGACAAATAA
- a CDS encoding cation diffusion facilitator family transporter → MSSEKITVSVLSVAAALFLTIIKLVVGYETNSLGILSEALHSGLDVVAAVITLAAVHISDKPADREHHYGHGKVENFSALIEAVLLLLTCSWIIYEAIYRLTHPAIHVEVTIWSYAVVLLAIGVDITRSISLRRVAKKYNSQALEADALHFSSDILSSGVVLAGLIGAELGWFVTDSIAGLLVAIIVIVISFQLAKRAVDSLLDKAPREVEMQIKEVLKHNHDITGYHDLQVRSSGGDVFVDVCIHVPPEESILVAHNTADSLEKEISESVRFKVHTTIHIEPEGHNIIK, encoded by the coding sequence ATGTCATCTGAAAAAATTACTGTATCCGTACTATCTGTGGCCGCTGCTTTATTTCTGACCATTATAAAGTTAGTGGTGGGATATGAGACGAACAGTTTAGGTATCCTTTCGGAAGCCCTGCACTCCGGGTTGGATGTTGTTGCTGCTGTTATCACGCTCGCGGCTGTTCATATTTCGGATAAACCGGCAGACCGGGAGCATCATTACGGGCATGGTAAAGTAGAAAATTTTTCAGCACTTATCGAAGCTGTTTTATTATTACTGACCTGTAGCTGGATTATTTATGAAGCTATCTACCGGCTGACACATCCTGCCATTCATGTCGAAGTGACCATTTGGAGCTACGCCGTTGTTTTATTAGCGATTGGAGTGGATATAACACGGTCCATTTCGTTGAGAAGAGTTGCGAAAAAGTATAATAGCCAGGCACTGGAAGCTGATGCGCTTCATTTTTCTTCTGATATATTAAGTTCAGGCGTGGTGTTGGCAGGATTGATCGGGGCAGAACTGGGATGGTTTGTCACCGACTCGATTGCAGGACTTTTAGTGGCTATTATTGTTATAGTCATTTCATTTCAACTGGCTAAAAGAGCAGTAGACTCCTTACTGGATAAAGCTCCCAGAGAGGTTGAAATGCAGATCAAAGAAGTATTAAAGCATAATCATGACATCACGGGTTATCATGATTTGCAGGTACGATCCTCCGGAGGAGATGTTTTCGTAGATGTTTGCATTCATGTCCCGCCTGAAGAATCAATCCTGGTGGCTCATAACACGGCGGACAGCCTGGAGAAAGAGATCAGCGAGTCTGTTCGTTTTAAAGTACACACTACTATTCATATTGAGCCCGAGGGACATAATATAATAAAATAA